A region of Cellulophaga sp. RHA19 DNA encodes the following proteins:
- a CDS encoding DUF4301 family protein, producing the protein MNFTDIDLQQFAAKGITNEKVLGQIETFKEGIPFVNLSKAAVVGDGILKFTTDEEQQLISLFEKERTAKELLKFTPASGAATRMFKALFAFLEVYTPKKQTLQEYINTSEDGAVKAFTEGLKSFPFYDDVKQRIGSNFSSTGEEVYAFVSELLSDEKLNYGFYPKGLLPFHNYKDQIVTPFYEHLREAALYAATDNKAKLHFTISEQHQQMFLDKEEQVLGKVNKETGVSFSVDYSFQKKETDTIAVDMSNKPFRLKNGSLLFRPGGHGALIENLNDKTADVIFIKNIDNIVVEEHLETIANSKKMLAGFLLKVQNKAFKYASILDNNDIDDELINEIRLFLKEELNVRFKNGFIHLGKKDQIALLKDYINRPIRVCGMVKNLGDPGGGPFWIKDYQENVSLQIVESAQIDTSNYNQAKILQNATHFNPVDLVCGVKNYKGEKYNLLDFVNEKQGFITEKTKEGRPVKALELPGLWNGAMAYWNTIFVEVPSITFNPVKTVNDLLKSAHQPK; encoded by the coding sequence ATGAATTTTACAGATATAGATTTACAGCAATTTGCAGCAAAAGGAATTACCAACGAAAAGGTTTTAGGTCAAATAGAAACCTTTAAAGAGGGGATACCTTTTGTAAATTTATCTAAAGCAGCCGTTGTGGGTGATGGTATCTTAAAATTTACAACAGATGAAGAGCAGCAATTAATTTCTTTATTTGAAAAAGAACGTACAGCTAAAGAATTGCTGAAATTTACGCCTGCCTCTGGTGCGGCAACACGTATGTTTAAGGCTTTATTTGCTTTTTTAGAAGTATATACCCCTAAAAAACAAACATTACAAGAGTATATAAATACATCAGAAGATGGTGCTGTTAAGGCTTTTACAGAAGGGTTAAAGAGTTTTCCTTTTTATGATGATGTAAAACAGCGTATAGGGTCTAATTTTTCTTCTACAGGTGAGGAGGTTTATGCTTTTGTAAGTGAGTTGCTTTCTGATGAAAAATTAAATTATGGTTTTTATCCTAAAGGTTTATTGCCTTTTCATAACTATAAAGACCAAATTGTAACCCCTTTTTATGAGCATTTGAGAGAAGCCGCTTTATACGCTGCTACGGATAATAAAGCAAAACTACACTTTACAATATCTGAACAACACCAACAAATGTTTTTAGATAAGGAAGAGCAAGTCTTGGGTAAAGTGAATAAAGAAACAGGAGTTAGCTTTAGTGTGGACTATTCTTTTCAGAAAAAAGAAACAGATACTATTGCTGTAGATATGAGTAACAAGCCTTTTAGGCTTAAAAACGGAAGTTTGTTATTTAGACCCGGAGGACACGGAGCCTTAATAGAAAACTTAAACGATAAAACAGCAGATGTTATTTTTATTAAAAATATAGATAATATAGTTGTTGAGGAGCATTTAGAAACGATAGCTAACAGCAAAAAAATGTTAGCAGGTTTTTTATTAAAAGTACAGAACAAAGCTTTTAAATATGCATCAATTTTGGATAATAATGATATTGATGACGAGTTAATTAATGAAATTAGATTATTTTTAAAGGAAGAGCTAAATGTCAGGTTCAAAAATGGTTTTATTCATTTAGGAAAAAAAGATCAAATAGCACTTTTAAAAGATTATATAAATAGGCCAATAAGGGTTTGTGGTATGGTTAAAAATCTAGGTGATCCAGGAGGCGGACCTTTTTGGATTAAAGATTATCAAGAAAACGTGTCTTTGCAAATAGTTGAATCTGCACAGATAGACACCTCTAATTACAACCAAGCCAAAATATTACAAAATGCAACACATTTTAATCCTGTAGATTTAGTTTGTGGTGTTAAAAATTACAAAGGAGAAAAATATAATTTGTTAGACTTTGTAAATGAAAAGCAAGGATTTATAACAGAAAAAACAAAAGAAGGAAGGCCTGTAAAAGCCCTAGAGTTGCCTGGTCTTTGGAACGGAGCAATGGCATATTGGAACACAATTTTTGTAGAGGTGCCAAGTATTACTTTTAATCCGGTAAAAACAGTAAACGATTTACTTAAATCTGCTCACCAACCTAAATAG
- a CDS encoding sensor histidine kinase, whose protein sequence is MNFNPKNKTINISLMIGAFFIVSLILWNTNSFFEQFKKEERHKMEIWATAQTEFRNSSQTEDLGDLHLKIFQNNTSTPMILVNKNGTLNAKNIESKKTKDTTFIKQKIEDFKKENTPILMTHKGELIATLYYGNSEVLNNLKYYPLALLLIIFLFGAVIFFFFKTNKASEQSKLWAGMAKETAHQIGTPLTSLLGWNELLKDENINPEISVEIEKDISRLQTITDRFSNIGSLPKLEEKDIVAETKSAFDYLKRRSSKLIQFSFDSKVDELPVMLNKPLFNWTIENLVKNGIDAMRGKGHIAIEIIPAGSIVNILVSDTGHGIPKGNYASIFNPGHTSKRRGWGLGLSLVKRIVEEYHNGKVKVLSSSKDGTVMQISLKTKV, encoded by the coding sequence ATGAATTTTAACCCAAAAAACAAAACTATAAACATTTCCTTAATGATTGGGGCTTTCTTTATTGTAAGCCTTATTTTATGGAATACAAATAGTTTTTTTGAACAATTTAAAAAAGAAGAACGCCATAAAATGGAGATTTGGGCTACGGCACAAACAGAGTTTCGTAATTCTTCGCAAACTGAAGACTTAGGTGATTTACACTTAAAAATTTTTCAGAATAATACTTCTACACCAATGATTCTGGTGAATAAAAACGGTACACTCAATGCTAAAAACATAGAAAGTAAAAAAACAAAAGATACTACATTCATCAAACAAAAAATAGAAGATTTTAAAAAAGAAAATACGCCTATTTTAATGACGCATAAAGGAGAGTTAATTGCTACTTTATATTACGGTAACTCTGAGGTTTTAAACAATTTAAAATATTACCCTTTAGCGCTACTTTTAATCATATTTTTATTTGGCGCCGTAATTTTCTTTTTCTTTAAAACAAACAAAGCGTCTGAACAGAGTAAACTTTGGGCTGGTATGGCCAAAGAAACAGCACACCAAATTGGCACTCCGCTTACCTCTCTTTTAGGATGGAATGAACTTTTAAAAGATGAAAATATAAATCCAGAAATATCTGTAGAAATAGAAAAAGATATCTCTAGATTACAAACTATAACAGACAGGTTTTCTAACATAGGATCATTGCCTAAGCTTGAAGAAAAAGATATTGTTGCCGAGACAAAAAGTGCTTTTGACTATTTAAAACGAAGAAGCTCTAAACTTATACAATTTTCTTTTGACAGTAAGGTTGATGAACTACCTGTTATGCTAAACAAACCTTTATTTAACTGGACCATTGAAAATCTTGTGAAAAATGGAATTGACGCTATGCGAGGCAAAGGACATATTGCTATAGAAATTATCCCTGCCGGAAGTATTGTTAATATTTTAGTGTCTGACACTGGACACGGAATACCCAAAGGAAACTATGCTTCAATTTTTAATCCAGGGCACACATCTAAGCGTCGTGGCTGGGGTTTAGGACTGTCTTTGGTTAAAAGAATTGTAGAAGAATACCATAACGGAAAAGTAAAAGTATTATCTTCGAGCAAAGATGGCACTGTGATGCAGATTTCGTTAAAAACAAAAGTTTAA
- a CDS encoding DUF3127 domain-containing protein: MEVQGKVKMVGETQTFGSNGFRKREVVVTTEEQYPQHIMVEFVQDKCDLLNGYSVGQPVKISINLRGREWVNPQGETKYFNSIQGWRIENLQGAAPEGGAGIPPVAPAQAFEPADNLNEEDHDDLPF; encoded by the coding sequence ATGGAAGTACAAGGAAAAGTAAAAATGGTTGGGGAAACTCAGACTTTTGGAAGTAACGGATTTAGAAAAAGAGAAGTAGTTGTTACAACAGAGGAGCAATATCCACAACATATAATGGTAGAGTTTGTTCAGGATAAATGCGATTTATTAAACGGATATAGTGTTGGGCAACCAGTAAAAATTAGCATTAACTTAAGAGGTAGAGAATGGGTTAACCCACAAGGAGAAACAAAATACTTTAACTCTATACAAGGTTGGAGAATTGAAAACCTACAAGGAGCAGCACCAGAAGGTGGAGCAGGAATACCTCCAGTAGCACCAGCACAAGCTTTTGAGCCAGCTGATAATTTAAATGAAGAAGATCACGACGATTTGCCTTTCTAG
- a CDS encoding NAD(P)H-dependent oxidoreductase, producing MKHLIIYAHPNEQSLNGYLKKIVFDKLNQQRHEIKVRNLYQLNFNPVLSLEDIEGQRKGKVYEDVKAEQNYIAWADSITFIYPIWWTGLPAIMKGYIDRVFSYGFAYKYDKGIQKGLLAGKQAIIINTHGKSRQEYNDIGMDRALKLTSDKGIYTYCGLEVKHHLFFDQADRVDAEIIEQWAKEIKSIF from the coding sequence ATGAAACATTTAATCATTTACGCTCATCCAAATGAACAAAGTTTGAATGGATACCTAAAAAAAATAGTTTTTGATAAACTCAACCAGCAAAGACACGAAATAAAAGTTAGGAATTTGTATCAACTTAATTTTAACCCTGTACTTTCTTTAGAAGATATAGAAGGACAAAGAAAAGGAAAAGTTTATGAGGATGTAAAAGCAGAGCAAAATTACATTGCTTGGGCAGATAGTATTACTTTCATCTATCCAATTTGGTGGACTGGTTTACCCGCTATTATGAAAGGTTACATTGACCGTGTTTTTAGCTATGGTTTCGCCTATAAGTATGATAAAGGAATTCAAAAAGGTTTACTTGCGGGTAAGCAAGCCATAATTATTAATACACACGGAAAATCACGACAAGAATATAACGATATAGGAATGGATAGAGCTCTTAAGCTTACGTCGGATAAGGGAATTTATACCTATTGTGGTTTAGAGGTTAAACACCATTTATTTTTTGACCAAGCGGATAGAGTAGATGCTGAAATTATTGAGCAGTGGGCAAAGGAAATCAAATCAATATTTTAA
- a CDS encoding helix-turn-helix domain-containing protein: protein MEQNGEKYDSFRIAVPADYKEIFSHFYFAENKSNKTITKTLLPSYQTILIFNFGASAILNSKNNSHIEIEKCIVLGTIRKAFDYSLPPNTKILVANFKDDAFYRFFGNSLLAKNLPVNPDELLNENCFTAMWYKLNKIVDVNQQVNYILEFCSLYIKERDKVAEQLLKFTKKNLNPIKSVASQNNQTERNIQIKQKKYFGYSAKEINRYQRFLKAIEYIGKSASKISKEDWFTIINDCGYYDQSQLINDFKYYINISPTEYLKFQQDICNPVN, encoded by the coding sequence ATGGAACAAAACGGTGAAAAATATGATAGTTTCAGAATAGCTGTTCCAGCAGATTATAAAGAAATATTTTCTCATTTCTATTTTGCCGAAAATAAATCTAATAAAACCATAACAAAAACCTTATTACCATCATACCAAACTATTTTAATTTTCAATTTTGGTGCAAGTGCAATACTTAATTCTAAAAACAATTCACATATAGAAATAGAGAAGTGTATTGTTTTGGGAACAATACGGAAGGCATTTGATTATTCTTTACCTCCAAACACAAAAATTTTGGTTGCTAATTTCAAAGACGATGCGTTTTATCGTTTTTTTGGAAATTCTTTACTTGCTAAAAACTTACCTGTTAACCCAGATGAATTATTAAATGAAAATTGCTTTACTGCAATGTGGTATAAACTAAATAAAATTGTTGATGTAAATCAGCAAGTAAATTACATTCTTGAATTTTGCTCACTTTATATAAAGGAGCGTGATAAAGTTGCTGAACAATTATTAAAATTCACTAAAAAAAATTTAAACCCCATTAAGTCTGTTGCTAGCCAGAATAACCAAACAGAAAGAAATATTCAAATTAAACAAAAAAAGTACTTTGGGTATTCTGCTAAAGAAATTAACCGTTACCAACGTTTTTTAAAGGCGATTGAATACATTGGGAAGAGTGCTTCAAAGATTTCAAAAGAAGATTGGTTTACTATTATAAATGATTGTGGTTACTATGACCAAAGTCAACTAATTAACGACTTTAAATATTACATTAATATTAGTCCCACAGAATATCTAAAATTTCAACAAGATATATGTAATCCAGTAAACTGA
- a CDS encoding AAA family ATPase produces MEEKYRQKPTDVIKVVLFGPESTGKTTLSEQLARHYHSVWVPEYAREYLQDKWNNERKTCEPKDLLPIAEGQMRIENSLAEKATDVLICDTDLLETKVYSEAYYIGTCDPVLEKYALENTYDLYFLTYIDVPWEADDLRDKPGERQEMFNFFEQTLLKYNRNFITLRGGKAERLATAVAAIDKILKNR; encoded by the coding sequence ATGGAAGAAAAGTATAGGCAAAAGCCCACAGACGTTATTAAAGTAGTTTTGTTTGGGCCAGAGTCTACTGGTAAAACAACGCTGTCAGAACAATTAGCAAGGCATTACCATTCTGTTTGGGTCCCAGAGTATGCTAGGGAGTATTTACAAGATAAATGGAACAACGAACGTAAAACCTGTGAACCCAAAGACCTTTTGCCAATTGCAGAAGGACAAATGAGAATTGAGAACAGCCTAGCTGAAAAAGCAACAGATGTTCTTATTTGTGATACAGATTTGTTAGAGACAAAAGTATACTCAGAAGCCTATTACATTGGCACTTGTGATCCTGTTTTAGAAAAATACGCTTTAGAAAATACGTACGATTTATACTTTTTAACCTATATAGACGTTCCTTGGGAGGCAGATGATTTAAGAGATAAGCCAGGAGAGCGCCAAGAAATGTTTAATTTTTTTGAGCAAACATTGCTAAAGTATAACAGGAATTTTATTACTTTAAGGGGCGGTAAGGCAGAAAGACTAGCTACAGCAGTAGCAGCAATAGACAAAATATTAAAAAATAGATGA
- a CDS encoding flavin reductase family protein: MKKTISIVPNEVTTAKLHGYLLRAVGPRPIAFASTVDKDGNPNLSPFSFFNVFSANPPILIFSPARRVRNNTTKHTLENVLETKEVVVNIVNYPIVQQMSLSSTEYAAGVNEFKKAGLTMLKSDVVTPARVAESPVQFECKVTKVEALGDEGGAGNLVFCEVVKIHVDTAVLDENGVIDQHKIDLVARMGGNWYSRANQGMFEVPKPLSTLGIGIDSLPAKIKNSKLLSGNDLGFLGNIEELPSVESVTQFVENNEEAQAVLATNDSMQLQLKAKEFIFNEDVVGALKLLIAGIDIIE; encoded by the coding sequence ATGAAAAAAACAATATCTATAGTTCCAAACGAGGTAACCACAGCAAAATTGCATGGTTATCTTTTGAGGGCAGTTGGTCCTAGACCTATAGCATTTGCTAGTACAGTAGATAAAGATGGTAATCCTAATTTATCTCCGTTTAGTTTTTTTAATGTATTTAGTGCAAATCCGCCAATTCTTATATTTTCGCCTGCTAGGCGTGTAAGAAACAATACAACAAAGCACACGCTAGAAAACGTATTAGAGACCAAAGAAGTTGTTGTAAATATTGTAAATTACCCAATAGTGCAGCAAATGTCTTTGTCTAGTACAGAGTATGCTGCTGGTGTAAATGAGTTTAAAAAGGCAGGTTTAACAATGTTAAAGTCTGATGTGGTTACACCTGCAAGAGTAGCAGAATCTCCTGTTCAGTTTGAGTGCAAAGTTACAAAAGTAGAGGCTTTGGGTGATGAAGGTGGTGCCGGAAACCTAGTTTTTTGTGAGGTTGTAAAAATACACGTAGATACAGCTGTTTTAGATGAAAACGGAGTTATAGATCAGCATAAAATAGATCTTGTGGCACGTATGGGAGGTAATTGGTATAGTAGGGCAAACCAAGGTATGTTTGAAGTTCCAAAACCATTATCTACACTAGGTATTGGTATAGATAGTTTGCCTGCTAAAATAAAAAACAGTAAGTTGTTGTCTGGTAACGATTTAGGTTTTTTAGGAAATATAGAAGAGTTGCCATCTGTAGAGAGTGTAACACAATTTGTAGAAAATAATGAAGAGGCCCAAGCAGTATTGGCAACTAATGACAGTATGCAACTACAGTTAAAAGCTAAAGAGTTTATTTTTAATGAAGATGTAGTAGGAGCATTAAAGCTTTTAATAGCTGGTATAGATATTATAGAGTAA
- a CDS encoding HIT family protein: MASIFTKIINGEIPCYKVAEDANYFAFLDISPNAKGHTLCVPKLEVDKILDLDEETYMGLMAFSRKVGKAIEAVIPCNRVGMSVIGLEVPHVHVHLIPLNSMADASFKKKEEVTKEEFKLLAAAIAVKIQ; encoded by the coding sequence ATGGCATCTATTTTTACCAAAATAATAAATGGCGAAATACCTTGCTATAAAGTAGCAGAGGATGCTAATTATTTTGCTTTTTTAGATATTAGTCCAAATGCAAAAGGGCATACACTTTGTGTGCCTAAGCTAGAGGTAGATAAAATTCTAGATTTAGATGAAGAAACCTATATGGGTTTAATGGCTTTTTCTAGAAAAGTAGGTAAAGCTATAGAAGCTGTTATTCCTTGTAACCGTGTTGGTATGTCTGTAATAGGTTTAGAAGTGCCTCATGTGCACGTGCATTTAATACCATTAAATTCTATGGCAGATGCTTCCTTTAAAAAGAAGGAGGAAGTTACTAAAGAAGAGTTTAAATTACTAGCTGCAGCAATAGCTGTTAAAATTCAATAA
- a CDS encoding TonB-dependent receptor: MKTNCFKFNATARKNSSNNRQPSLKTLGATFAFFGLAFSGLAQEKEIDTLEGKKVILDEVLVSGIRVTTQSPVTFTNLTKEQFKSRNLGQDIPILMNFLPAVVTTSDAGAGVGYTGIRVRGTDATRVNITINGIPYNDSESHGTFWVNMPDFASSTENLQLQRGVGTSTNGSGAFGASLNILTDAVSEDAYGQVSTSIGSFNTLKNNIKFSTGLLNNHIEISGRLSRIASDGYVDRASSNLESYFLQAAYIDDNTLIKALLFGGKQVTYQSWDGIDRETLKEDRTYNPVGAYQDENGVTQFYENENDDYKQDHFQLLWNEQISDTWSTNLAVHYTKGRGFFEQYKEDEDPADYSGIVAGFNGTGVTDLIRRRWLDNDFYGTTFSANYKENAVNFIVGGGYSKYKGDHFGEVIWAQQFAVNSSYEDRYYDDNSTKTDFNIYTKLNYDVDNKWSLFGDVQYRSVGYKANGEDTGLVNDRFNFINPKAGVTFNLNKNNNFYASYAVANREPNRNDYESGSPKPEKLNDYELGWRYVTSAVQVNTNLYYMGYKDQLVVTGELNDVGAPLRENIGDSYRFGIEVDANIVINEQFSARPNISLSSNKNKDFFTDRDGGVQDLGDTNIAYSPSVVAGNIFTYSPKENIKLSFLSKFVGEQYLSNTDTAKSKLDSYFVNDFNVAYEIKFNKIFKSIVLSGLVNNVFNEKYVSNGYTYLNNWKTPGTTFEVQGYYPQAGTNFLLGATFNF, translated from the coding sequence ATGAAAACAAACTGTTTTAAATTTAATGCTACTGCACGCAAAAATAGCAGTAATAATAGGCAGCCTAGCTTAAAAACTTTAGGCGCAACTTTTGCTTTTTTTGGTTTAGCTTTTTCTGGTTTAGCTCAAGAAAAGGAAATAGACACTTTAGAAGGTAAAAAAGTGATTTTAGATGAGGTTTTGGTGTCAGGAATACGTGTTACAACACAATCTCCTGTTACATTTACAAATTTAACAAAAGAACAATTTAAATCGCGTAACCTTGGTCAGGATATTCCAATTTTAATGAACTTTTTGCCAGCCGTAGTAACCACTTCAGATGCAGGTGCTGGTGTTGGTTACACAGGAATTAGGGTTCGTGGTACAGATGCTACGCGTGTAAATATTACCATAAATGGTATACCTTATAACGACTCTGAGTCTCACGGTACTTTTTGGGTAAATATGCCAGATTTTGCTTCTTCTACAGAGAATTTACAGCTGCAAAGAGGTGTGGGTACATCTACAAACGGTTCTGGTGCTTTTGGAGCTAGTTTAAACATTTTAACAGATGCCGTTTCTGAAGATGCTTACGGGCAAGTTTCTACATCAATTGGTAGTTTTAATACTTTAAAAAACAACATAAAGTTTAGTACTGGTTTGTTAAATAACCATATTGAAATTTCTGGTAGATTATCTAGGATAGCTTCAGATGGTTATGTAGACAGGGCTTCATCTAACTTAGAATCGTACTTTTTACAAGCTGCTTATATAGATGATAATACCTTAATTAAGGCATTGCTTTTTGGAGGTAAACAAGTAACGTATCAATCTTGGGACGGTATAGATAGAGAAACATTAAAAGAAGACAGAACATACAACCCGGTTGGTGCATACCAAGATGAAAATGGAGTTACTCAATTTTATGAAAATGAAAATGATGATTACAAGCAAGATCATTTTCAACTACTTTGGAACGAACAAATTTCTGATACTTGGTCTACTAACCTAGCGGTACACTATACAAAAGGACGTGGTTTTTTTGAGCAATACAAGGAAGATGAAGACCCTGCAGATTATAGCGGCATTGTGGCTGGTTTTAACGGAACAGGTGTTACAGATTTAATTAGAAGAAGGTGGTTGGATAATGATTTTTATGGAACTACTTTTTCTGCTAACTATAAAGAAAATGCTGTAAACTTTATTGTTGGTGGTGGTTACAGCAAATATAAAGGAGACCATTTTGGAGAAGTAATTTGGGCACAACAATTTGCAGTTAATAGTAGTTATGAAGACCGTTATTATGATGATAACTCTACTAAGACCGACTTTAATATCTACACTAAATTAAATTATGATGTAGATAATAAATGGAGCCTTTTTGGAGATGTACAATACAGAAGCGTTGGTTATAAAGCTAACGGAGAAGATACAGGTTTGGTAAATGATAGGTTTAACTTTATAAATCCAAAAGCAGGTGTAACTTTTAACTTAAATAAAAATAATAACTTTTATGCTTCTTATGCTGTGGCAAACAGAGAGCCTAACAGAAATGATTATGAAAGCGGTAGTCCTAAACCAGAAAAATTAAACGATTATGAATTAGGTTGGCGCTATGTAACTTCTGCTGTACAGGTAAATACAAACTTGTATTATATGGGTTATAAAGATCAGTTGGTTGTTACAGGTGAGTTAAATGATGTAGGAGCTCCTCTTAGAGAAAATATTGGAGATAGTTACCGTTTTGGTATAGAGGTAGATGCAAATATTGTTATCAATGAGCAGTTTTCTGCCAGGCCAAACATTTCTTTAAGTAGTAATAAAAATAAAGATTTTTTTACAGATAGAGATGGTGGGGTACAAGACTTAGGAGATACAAATATTGCATATTCTCCTAGTGTTGTAGCAGGAAATATTTTTACATATTCGCCAAAAGAGAACATAAAATTATCTTTTTTATCTAAATTTGTGGGCGAACAATACTTAAGTAACACAGACACAGCAAAATCTAAACTAGATAGCTATTTTGTAAATGATTTTAATGTGGCTTACGAGATAAAATTTAATAAAATATTTAAATCTATTGTGTTAAGCGGGCTAGTAAATAATGTTTTTAATGAAAAATATGTATCTAACGGATACACTTATTTAAACAATTGGAAAACTCCTGGCACTACTTTTGAAGTACAAGGTTATTACCCGCAAGCAGGAACTAACTTTTTGTTAGGAGCTACATTTAACTTTTAA
- the greA gene encoding transcription elongation factor GreA, which produces MSNVSYYTAEGLKKLKDELNQLKDIERPKASQAIAEARDKGDLSENAEYDAAKEAQGLLELKISKLEEIVSGARIIDESQLDTSKVLVLSTVKLKNQSNGMEMKYTLVAESEADLKTGKISVNSPIGKGLLGKSVGDEAEIAVPNGKIKLTILEITRA; this is translated from the coding sequence ATGAGTAACGTATCTTATTATACCGCAGAAGGTTTAAAAAAGTTAAAAGACGAGCTTAATCAGCTTAAAGATATAGAGCGCCCAAAAGCGTCACAGGCAATTGCAGAAGCAAGAGATAAAGGAGATTTATCTGAAAATGCTGAGTATGATGCAGCTAAAGAAGCACAAGGATTGTTAGAGCTTAAAATTTCTAAGTTAGAAGAAATTGTTTCTGGAGCCAGAATTATTGATGAGTCTCAGTTAGATACATCTAAGGTGTTAGTTTTATCTACGGTTAAATTGAAAAATCAATCTAACGGTATGGAAATGAAATATACTTTAGTTGCAGAAAGTGAGGCCGATTTAAAAACAGGAAAAATATCTGTAAACTCTCCAATAGGTAAAGGTTTGCTAGGTAAAAGTGTTGGTGATGAGGCAGAAATTGCTGTGCCAAACGGAAAAATTAAACTTACAATTTTAGAAATAACCAGAGCGTAA
- the aat gene encoding leucyl/phenylalanyl-tRNA--protein transferase: MVNPIYYLTDKLEFPPVHTANEEGLLAAGGDLSVERLQLAYKSGIFPWFDDDRLPLWWSPDPRMVLFPQELKVSKSMRKLLRDEAFTVTKNKNFKEVIHRCATVPRDGQPGTWITQNMQNAYIELHKKGFAHSYEVWLNNQLVGGLYGIDLGTVFCGESMFSDVSNASKYGFITMVQEMQANNYKLIDCQVYTQHLESLGAREIDRDDFMEYIE, encoded by the coding sequence ATGGTGAATCCTATATATTATTTAACAGATAAGTTAGAGTTTCCTCCAGTACATACAGCTAATGAAGAAGGTTTGTTAGCGGCTGGAGGAGATTTATCTGTAGAACGATTACAACTTGCCTATAAAAGCGGAATTTTTCCTTGGTTTGATGATGATAGATTGCCACTTTGGTGGAGTCCAGATCCAAGAATGGTATTGTTTCCGCAAGAATTAAAAGTTTCTAAAAGTATGCGTAAGCTTTTACGCGATGAGGCTTTTACTGTTACAAAAAATAAAAATTTTAAAGAAGTAATTCACCGTTGTGCTACTGTACCAAGAGACGGGCAGCCAGGCACGTGGATTACTCAAAATATGCAAAACGCATATATAGAATTGCATAAAAAAGGCTTTGCACACTCTTATGAGGTTTGGTTAAACAACCAACTGGTAGGTGGTTTGTACGGCATAGATTTAGGTACCGTGTTTTGTGGAGAAAGTATGTTTAGTGATGTTAGCAATGCATCTAAATATGGTTTTATAACAATGGTACAAGAAATGCAAGCTAACAATTACAAACTTATAGATTGCCAAGTCTACACCCAACACCTAGAGAGTTTAGGCGCCAGAGAAATAGATAGGGATGATTTTATGGAGTATATTGAGTAG